Proteins encoded by one window of Primulina huaijiensis isolate GDHJ02 chromosome 1, ASM1229523v2, whole genome shotgun sequence:
- the LOC140984250 gene encoding UPF0496 protein At3g49070-like, translating into MKIRFCAIIRKLFACGAAQMDNPDPINMDLREEYANAFRTESYNEFWMRVLSLNKEDHLNTIPSVGSTTADRLPSYRMFVEQLLDPDQPTVARILGLTRTRKDHFSLYFSVTADASHLCGLLLKDLDYIRKEYQSIKNGSCPKTNQFTRSNTFGPSAPSSTRFRAVQDDCSSLLTQLESRRNETRSKIRLKKLKRGSAVVLVALTASLTVIVATHAFGILAAAPGIIAASFELISVAKMSRLSAQLDVAAKGTYILIRELDTIGRLVARLNNELEHVDALMQLSLERGNDRLQASGEAVSQLQKNEQIFIEQMDELEEHLYIGFMTINRVRNLVIQEILKMEP; encoded by the exons ATGAAGATTAGATTTTGTGCTATTATCAGAAAGTTGTTTGCCTGCGGGG CGGCCCAAATGGATAATCCGGATCCGATAAATATGGACCTTCGAGAAGAGTATGCTAATGCCTTTCGAACCGAATCATACAATGAATTTTGGATGCGGGTCCTATCATTGAATAAAGAGGATCATCTCAACACCATTCCAAGTGTGGGCTCCACTACAGCGGATCGGCTTCCTTCTTACCGGATGTTCGTGGAGCAACTCTTGGATCCGGATCAACCCACTGTCGCTCGAATTTTGGGACTGACCCGAACCCGCAAAGATCATTTCTCCCTCTATTTTTCCGTCACAGCTGATGCCTCACACTTGTGTGGACTACTCCTTAAAGACCTGGACTATATACGAAAGGAATACCAATCCATTAAAAACGGGTCGTGCCCGAAAACAAACCAGTTCACAAGATCCAACACGTTCGGACCATCAGCTCCATCTTCGACCCGTTTTCGAGCCGTGCAAGACGATTGCTCCAGCCTGCTCACACAGCTCGAGTCACGGCGCAACGAGACACGTTCCAAGATTCGGCTCAAGAAGCTTAAACGCGGCTCTGCCGTTGTTCTCGTGGCTCTCACGGCTTCGCTGACTGTGATAGTTGCGACTCATGCGTTCGGAATATTAGCGGCTGCGCCTGGAATTATAGCTGCCTCCTTCGAGCTGATTTCAGTAGCCAAGATGTCTAGGTTGTCAGCTCAGCTCGATGTCGCGGCTAAAGGGACTTACATACTGATTCGGGAACTGGACACCATTGGCCGGCTTGTGGCTCGGCTAAATAACGAGCTGGAACACGTGGATGCTTTGATGCAGCTTTCGCTCGAAAGAGGGAACGATCGTCTCCAAGCCAGTGGGGAAGCGGTGAGCCAGCTACAGAAAAACGAACAGATTTTCATTGAGCAGATGGATGAATTGGAAGAACATTTATACATAGGTTTCATGACTATTAACAGGGTTAGAAATCTAGTAATTCAGGAAATCTTGAAGATGGAACCATAG